Proteins from one Fragaria vesca subsp. vesca linkage group LG6, FraVesHawaii_1.0, whole genome shotgun sequence genomic window:
- the LOC101299211 gene encoding 2-hydroxy-6-oxononadienedioate/2-hydroxy-6-oxononatrienedioate hydrolase 1-like, with translation MAYQKIWTVISLYLAAISTIFHHLKSILFKTNWDLIIFRIPDTLVSLYYRLCGLSPCTVDINDQTTVHFWTTNHRRFDKPSLVLIHGYGGNSLWQFVRQLSPLSKKFNVYVPDLLFFGKSYTNRSDRSESFQAKCVMEGLKKLGVDRFSVYGISYGGFVAYCMAEMCPETVEKVVIVSSGVVWNDQQKEELLRENSDALEILVAKNPHDLRLLVSRSIYKFDVFKWVPDFVLQKLIDANKENRKEKLELLQHLVAKKADAGLAILSQETLIIWGDQDNVFPLYMAYDLQRHLGAKSKLEIIKDTGHAAHFDSPDTINGLIESFVLGV, from the exons ATGGCTTACCAAAAGATTTGGACTGTCATCTCCCTCTACCTCGCGGCCATATCAACCATTTTCCACCACCTCAAATCCATTCTCTTCAAAACAAACTGGGATTTGATCATTTTCAGAATCCCAGATACACTTGTATCCCTCTACTACAGACTGTGCGGTCTATCTCCTTGCACCGTTGACATTAACGACCAAACCACCGTCCACTTCTGGACCACCAACCACCGCCGGTTCGACAAACCAAGCCTCGTTCTGATTCACGGCTACGGTGGCAACTCCCTGTGGCAGTTCGTCCGTCAACTCAGTCCCTTGTCCAAAAAGTTCAACGTGTACGTGCCGGATTTGCTCTTCTTTGGGAAGTCTTACACGAACAGGTCTGACCGGAGCGAGTCTTTCCAAGCCAAGTGCGTTATGGAGGGGCTGAAAAAGTTGGGGGTGGACCGGTTCTCGGTGTACGGTATTAGCTACGGCGGCTTCGTGGCGTATTGCATGGCGGAGATGTGTCCGGAGACGGTGGAGAAGGTTGTGATCGTGAGTAGCGGGGTGGTGTGGAATGATCAGCAGAAGGAGGAGTTGTTGAGGGAGAATTCAGATGCTTTGGAGATTCTTGTAGCGAAAAATCCACATGATCTACGGTTGTTAGTGAGTCGATCGATTTACAAGTTTGATGTTTTCAAGTGGGTTCCTGACTTTGTGCTTCAAAAGCTCATTGAT GCTAACAAGGAAAATAGAAAGGAGAAATTAGAGCTATTGCAACACTTGGTGGCAAAGAAAGCAGATGCAGGCCTTGCTATCCTAAGTCAG GAAACGCTGATAATTTGGGGTGATCAAGATAATGTCTTCCCACTTTACATGGCCTACGACTTGCAAAG ACACTTGGGCGCCAAATCAAAATTAGAGATTATCAAGGACACAGGGCATGCGGCACATTTTGATTCACCGGACACAATCAATGGATTAATAGAGTCATTTGTTTTGGGTGTTTAA
- the LOC101310441 gene encoding early nodulin-like protein 1-like, producing the protein MACLALASSSDFVELLGSSQGCSFDIKPGEDDVIVVTKENFDTCNSAEPLYQFRGPVYIKALTPGTYYFTCSFAGHCVKGQKVAIHFEPSSNVLPSASPGPSPSSSASDESVAIEHLQI; encoded by the exons ATGGCATGTCTTGCTTTGGCATCATCATCAGATTTTGTTGAGCTACTTGGTTCTTCACAAGGATGCT CCTTTGACATCAAACCAGGAGAAGATGATGTGATTGTAGTAACGAAGGAGAATTTCGACACCTGCAACAGCGCTGAACCATTATATCAATTCAGGGGTCCAGTATATATTAAAGCTCTCACTCCCGGCACATATTACTTCACTTGCAGCTTTGCCGGGCACTGCGTCAAGGGGCAAAAGGTAGCCATCCATTTTGAACCCTCTTCGAACGTGTTGCCTAGTGCAAGTCCAGGTCCAAGCCCCAGTTCGAGTGCTTCCGATGAATCTGTGGCTATAGAACATCTCCAAATATAG
- the LOC101309860 gene encoding uncharacterized protein LOC101309860 has protein sequence MAVVYVVQQWRPYLLGRHFKIFTDHRTIQYFLDQKISTPTQQKWLLKLAGYDYTIHFKAGKNNAGLDTLSRREELGASENKIVERFGSLSALQGISSPAHLFLQDIQKSCLIDPEASIIIVQLQSDASSQPHYKLEGEQLLFKDKIFVLVTDNWRTKIIVEFHNGYNIWGTCCGVFKLHGMPDSVISDRDPVFLSGFWSEFFKAQGTALHKSSAYHPQTDGQTENLNRSLEHYLRCVAGEKPTSWVEALPWAEYWYNTAHHSTIGMTPFQALYSYEPPAIRSYASVLTAVNSVDQALKTRDELLAILKRNLEIAQARMKLQYDRKHVEREFQIGDWVYVKLQPYKQQSVAKRKFHKLSPRYYGPFEVDERIGTVAYKLKLPAAAKIHQVFHVSLLKKKLGSTVTASAHLPPNVDPYNPRWYPAKILEGRMYKKGNVAVTKWLIQWLGSTEEEATWEEAEDIQSRFPDFQDM, from the exons ATGGCAGTGGTGTATGTAGTTCAGCAGTGGAGGCCCTATTTGTTAGGAAGACATTTTAAAATTTTCACTGATCACAGAACTATTCAATATTTCTTAGATCAGAAAATCTCTACTCCAACTCAGCAGAAATGGTTGCTGAAGTTAGCTGGCTATGACTATACCATTCATTTCAAGGCTGGCAAAAATAATGCAGGACTAGATACATTGTCAAGGAGAGAGGAGTTGGGGGCAAGTGAAAATAAAATTGTGGAAAGGTTTGGAAGTCTCAGTGCACTACAAGGGATTTCATCTCCTGCACATTTGTTTTTACAGGATATTCAGAAATCTTGTCTAATTGATCCTGAAGCTAGTATTATTATTGTTCAACTGCAATCAGATGCAAGTTCTCAACCTCACTATAAGCTGGAGGGAGAGCAACTGTTGTTTAAGGATAAGATCTTTGTTCTTGTCACTGACAATTGGAGAACCAAAATTATTGTTGAGTTCCATAATGGGTACAATATATGGGGGACATGCTG TGGAGTGTTTAAGCTGCATGGGATGCCAGACTCTGTAATCTCAGATAGAGACCCTGTCTTCTTGAGTGGATTCTGGTCAGAATTTTTCAAAGCTCAAGGAACTGCATTGCATAAGAGCTCAGCATACCATCCTCAAACAGATGGCCAAACTGAGAATCTCAATAGGTCTCTTGAACATTACCTAAGGTGTGTAGCAGGAGAAAAACCAACTTCTTGGGTGGAGGCTTTACCTTGGGCTGAATACTGGTATAATACTGCACATCATTCTACAATTGGGATGACACCTTTTCAGGCTCTCTATAGTTATGAACCTCCTGCAATAAGGTCTTATGCTTCAGTATTAACTGCAGTTAATTCAGTGGATCAGGCACTAAAGACAAGAGATGAGTTGTTAGCTATTTTGAAGAGGAACTTGGAGATTGCACAAGCTAGGATGAAGTTGCAGTATGACAGAAAGCATGTGGAAAGGGAATTTCAGATTGGAGACTGGGTTTATGTGAAACTGCAGCCTTACAAGCAGCAGAGTGTGGCTAAGAGGAAGTTTCACAAACTTTCTCCTAGATATTATGGCCCTTTTGAAGTGGATGAGAGGATTGGGACTGTTGCCTACAAATTGAAGCTCCCAGCTGCTGCAAAAATACATCAAGTTTTTCATGTTTCTTTGCTAAAAAAGAAGTTGGGGAGTACAGTGACTGCTTCAGCTCATTTGCCTCCAAATGTTGACCCCTACAATCCTAGGTGGTACCCAGCAAAAATATTGGAGGGCAGGATGTACAAGAAGGGTAATGTAGCAGTGACCAAATGGCTCATTCAGTGGTTGGGATCAACAGAAGAAGAAGCTACATGGGAGGAAGCTGAAGATATTCAATCTCGATTTCCGGATTTTCAAGATATGTAA
- the LOC101310148 gene encoding uncharacterized protein LOC101310148, whose translation MTDFRGRHSHHPGSSSGTAGSFMDPAMDIIHDVFPSCPRYEETNYDTTNNTTDYEKYNRLLVQAHTTLYPGSDKTVLGVILSLMQFKVKNRLSNTGFDEILALIKDMLPVGNNLPDCYYKVRRILNDLGLGYKKIHACKNNCILFYGDDNKFLDICPVCKESRYKPSPSSKGKNVPWKVLRYFPLIPRLKRLYMSSRTAKKMRWHGRKRTDDDTLRHPADGEAWKSFDRLFPDFAADFRNVRLGLATDGFNPFGNMSLSHSTWPVIVFPYNLPPEMCMKKEYNMLTLLIPGPQSPGKCLDVYMRPLIDELNELWEYGVSTFDRYSQTFFKMRAVVMWTISDFPAYGMLSSHVTKGYKACPVCGDDIHSSWHAGKVCYLGSRRSLDEDHEWRQDAENFDGSQEFLPKPREWSGDQILEYLNGIDFGQKSSDPKVVANNPKQPDESGNWTGKSIFFELPYWSKLRIRHNLDVMHIEKNVCDSVLGTILNIKEKTKDTIKERLDLEHMKIRPHLWLTQDGSTLKMPLAPYCVKPTLKKNVFSWFHGVSYPHGYAGNISRCVKVAENKILGLKSHDCHVLLQRLLPVVIRPYLHPDVVEVLVALSRFFQKLCTRELKKSDVLRMKEEIVFILCKMERIFSPAFFDIMIHLIERQLGGYKKYVRNRSNPEGSIAEAYLAHECVTYCNSYIFNKDDDTVVDNTTDATNAPQFNLSVVSELVKPFGNVPYTERLTNVELIEAHWYVLQNCAEVNEYREYHLDHITDAYPNRHEERHKKEFPNYFLEWMFTLQQRGDARYNPELHNLACKPQAHHVSAACFVNSVKFVTLQRDEGRKTQNYGVMAQGESDQPYYRVLLTVVELLYGNRMPIVLFKCKWFITDPNVSTSTKMDHGLLSVNTNTSWYENDPFILATQAKQVFYLDDPNGGAGWKVVNVMSHRNIYSAATLGLGVERDDHHEVDEPYQEESTSEIPDTEDIRINNDVYFEQGELEPISELEIELAFASQVPPTEDFIDDQYEDSDASQEDDDVEDDDSDDEDYDDSD comes from the exons ATGACCGATTTCCGAGGACGACACAGTCATCATCCAGGCTCATCTAGTGGTACTGCCGGGTCTTTCATGGACCCCGCTATGGACATTATACATGATGTTTTTCCATCTTGCCCAAGATATGAAGAAACAAATTATGATACCACTAATAACACCACTGATTACGAAAAGTATAACAGACTCCTAGTGCAAGCCCACACCACATTGTATCCTGGGAGTGATAAGACTGTTTTGGGTGTCATCTTATCACTGATGCAATTCAAAGTGAAGAATAGATTGTCCAACACGGGTTTTGATGAGATTTTGGCTCTTATTAAGGACATGCTTCCTGTTGGAAATAACCTTCCTGATTGTTATTATAAGGTGCGCAGGATACTAAATGACCTCGGCCTCGGTTATAAGAAAATTCATGCCTGCAAGAATAACTGCATTTTGTTTTATGGAGATGATAACAAATTCCTTGATATATGTCCCGTGTGCAAGGAATCAAGGTATAAACCATCTCCTTCATCGAAGGGGAAAAATGTTCCTTGGAAGGTGCTTCGTTATTTCCCGTTAATTCCTAGATTGAAGCGTCTCTACATGTCTTCACGCACTGCAAAGAAGATGAGATGGCATGGGAGAAAGAGGACAGATGATGACACTCTCAGGCATCCTGCAGATGGCGAGGCTTGGAAATCCTTTGACAGATTGTTTCCCGATTTTGCAGCAGACTTTCGAAATGTAAGACTTGGACTTGCAACAGACGGGTTCAATCCTTTTGGAAATATGAGCTTGTCACATAGTACTTGGCCTGTTATTGTTTTCCCGTATAACCTGCCTCCTGAGATGTGTATGAAGAAGGAGTATAACATGCTGACGTTGTTAATTCCAGGTCCGCAATCTCCAGGAAAGTGTCTCGATGTGTATATGAGACCATTGATTGATGAGTTGAATGAATTATGGGAATATGGAGTATCCACTTTTGACAGGTATAGTCAAACTTTCTTCAAGATGAGAGCAGTAGTGATGTGGACCATTAGCGATTTTCCTGCTTACGGTATGTTGTCGTCTCATGTCACTAAAGGGTATAAGGCTTGTCCAGTGTGCGGTGATGACATACATTCTAGTTGGCATGCTGGAAAGGTATGCTACTTGGGAAGCCGTCGATCGCTTGATGAGGATCACGAATGGCGACAAGATGCAGAAAATTTTGATGGCTCACAAGAGTTTCTTCCGAAACCACGGGAGTGGTCTGGTGATCAAATTTTAGAGTACTTGAATGGTATTGATTTCGGACAGAAGAGTAGTGATCCGAAAGTAGTGGCCAACAACCCAAAACAACCAGATGAGAGCGGGAACTGGACGGGGAAAAGTATATTCTTTGAACTACCTTATTGGTCGAAATTGAGAATTAGGCATAACCTAGATGTCATGCACATAGAAAAGAATGTATGTGATAGTGTGTTGGGAACAATTCTCAATATTAAGGAAAAGACTAAAGACACCATCAAAGAGCGGTTGGATCTTGAGCATATGAAAATACGCCCGCATTTATGGCTAACACAAGATGGATCAACCCTGAAAATGCCTCTTGCACCTTATTGTGTTAAGCCCACTTTGAAAAAAAATGTATTCAGCTGGTTTCATGGTGTTTCTTATCCACATGGGTATGCAGGAAATATATCTCGATGTGTAAAAGTGGCAGAGAATAAGATACTTGGATTGAAGAGTCATGATTGTCATGTATTGCTGCAACGTCTTCTACCGGTGGTTATTCGACCCTATTTGCATCCTGATGTGGTGGAGGTCTTAGTAGCTTTGTCGAGGTTCTTTCAGAAGTTATGTACTAGAGAACTTAAGAAGTCAGATGTCCTTAGAATGAAAGAAGAAATTGTCTTCATTTTGTGCAAGATGGAGAGGATTTTCTCGCCCGCTTTCTTTGACATCATGATTCACCTAATTGAAAG GCAACTCGGGGGCTACAAGAAATATGTTAGAAATAGAAGTAACCCAGAAGGGTCAATTGCCGAGGCATACCTTGCACATGAGTGTGTAACCTACTGCAACTCATATATCTTTAATAAGGACGACGACACCGTAGTTGATAACACAACTGATGCAACAAATGCACCTCAGTTTAATCTCTCGGTTGTTTCAGAACTCGTGAAGCCATTCGGAAACGTACCATATACAGAGAGATTAACTAATGTAGAACTCATTGAGGCTCATTGGTATGTTCTGCAAAACTGTGCAGAAGTCAATGAGTACAGGGAGTATCATCTGGACCATATTACAGATGCATATCCTAACAGGCATGAAGAAAGACATAAAAAAGAGTTTCCTAATTATTTCCTAGAATGG ATGTTTACTCTGCAACAACGAGGTGATGCGCGTTACAACCCAGAATTGCACAATTTGGCATGTAAACCGCAAGCTCATCATGTAAGTGCGGCATGTTTTGTCAACAGTGTCAAGTTTGTGACATTACAACGAGATGAAGGACGAAAGACCCAAAATTACGGGGTCATGGCACAGGGGGAAAGCGATCAACCTTACTACAGGGTGTTGCTCACTGTCGTTGAACTATTATATGGGAATCGTATGCCAATTGTGTTGTTTAAGTGTAAATGGTTCATCACTGACCCAAACGTTTCGACGAGTACGAAGATGGATCATGGATTGTTATCAGTAAATACAAACACAAGTTGGTATGAGAATGATCCGTTTATTCTTGCTACTCAAGCTAAACAAGTGTTTTATCTTGATGATCCGAATGGAGGTGCAGGTTGGAAAGTGGTTAACGTGATGTCACATAGAAACATATACTCTGCCGCTACACTTGGACTCGGTGTAGAACGAGATGATCATCATGAGGTTGATGAACCGTATCAAGAGGAATCAACTTCAGAGATTCCTGACACAGAGGATATACGCATCAACAACGACGTATATTTTGAACAAGGAGAGCTTGAGCCAATTTCTGAACTTGAAATTGAATTGGCTTTCGCATCACAAGTCCCACCGACAGAGGACTTCATTGATGATCAATATGAGGATTCAGATGCAAGCCAAGAAGATGATGATGTAGAAGATGATGATTCTGATGATGAAGACTATGATGATAGCGATTAA
- the LOC101309573 gene encoding enzymatic polyprotein-like has product MVKLKQVTKPSSSDEPTVFGELSHLEDELQAHQDATSACLDSTEVLLQAKLQESLSSSLANFQLSLLAELKLLGRVVSSSTDGASASSATLARSDGSSLNPIPPQNFTANFGLNIPQNFNANFGVNTMVGRAITESRAFCDSVHNSEHVNVGVQHGKISSKIGTSENYIGPLPNIFGGVASQVVQQQKGGSQQIGNSVFPTFNVQNNMHRSSVAADLLMREFSCYNRSEYQAALARMNKTGFVDSYMDEFTKLSRRAPEFSQELLVSFFIGGLKSKIRWSVHALKPKSLYEACELARLPKSPYNPTVPASASRQQNPVNASQNVQVRTSDAEFKARRVRNQCYFCDKEYTKGHNCIRKGQLMSMEIVPSEGEILEGGEEVMNIEVPPVAPVAPIDLDELLIRLQVMGGGNSDTMQLKGVLKKRVVHMLIDFGATHNFIHPQLLKGRAKVQTKGEATVQLQLQDYTFTDDFYVLPVSGCEIVLGTKWSKSLGDILCNFEQMKMKFSVGGSEIQLQGITSAQESMISCKAMTRLLRKEREAMLVQVQAISAQKEEMVVNTKIKVLRDKYARLFAAPTSLPPQREQDHTIELFPNTLPMSVRPYRYPHFQKCEIEKIVQEQIDNGVIRPSKSPYSSPMLLVKKKDGTWRMCVDYKSLNSVTVKHKNPIPVVDELLDEVSAKIFTKLDLRSGYHQIRMHPKDIHKTAFRTHSGHYEFLVMSFGLTNAPSTFQSVMNDILRIYLRKIALVFFDDILIFSDSLDSHLEHLELLFKKLQEHDLKVKMSKCSFGVPSVEYLGHVISAEGVSVDPVKIEYIKGWKKPSTLKGLRGFLGLAGYYRKYVRVRHFAIIAKPLTDMLKLGGFQWISASEKAFEDLKQALMSTPVLALPDFNKEFVIECDASGIGIGAILSQEWHF; this is encoded by the exons ATGGTGAAATTGAAGCAGGTTACGAAACCCTCATCTTCTGATGAGCCAACGGTTTTTGGTGAGCTCTCGCATCTAGAGGATGAGTTACAGGCTCATCAAGATGCCACCAGTGCTTGTTTGGACTCGACGGAGGTCTTGTTGCAAGCTAAGCTGCAGGAATCACTTAGTTCTTCGCTTGCTAACTTTCAGTTGAGCTTGTTGGCTGAACTAAAGCTGTTAGGC CGCGTGGTGTCAAGCTCCACAGATGGCGCTTCTGCATCATCAGCTACACTGGCTAGATCTGATGGTAGTTCTCTTAATCCTATTCCTCCTCAAAATTTTACTGCTAATTTTGGGTTGAATATTCCTCAAAATTTTAATGCTAATTTTGGGGTGAATACTATGGTAGGGAGAGCTATCACTGAGTCTAGGGCATTTTGTGATTCGGTTCATAACTCTGAGCATGTTAATGTGGGAGTGCAACATGGTAAAATATCATCTAAGATTGGTACTAGTGAGAATTACATTGGACCTTTGCCAAATATTTTTGGTGGAGTGGCTTCACAGGTTGTTCAGCAACAGAAGGGAGGATCTCAACAGATTGGCAATTCTGTTTTTCCTACCTTTAATGTGCAAAATAACATGCATAGGAGCTCTGTTGCAG CTGATTTGCTGATGAGGGAGTTTAGCTGTTACAATAGGTCTGAGTATCAAGCGGCCTTAGCACGTATGAATAAGACTGGTTTTGTCGATAGCTATATGGATGAGTTTACCAAGCTTTCTCGTAGAGCCCCAGAATTCTCACAGGAGTTGTTAGTTTCATTTTTCATTGGAGGGCTGAAGAGTAAAATAAGATGGAGTGTGCATGCATTAAAACCTAAGTCATTATATGAGGCTTGTGAGCTTGCTAGG CTTCCCAAGAGCCCCTACAATCCTACAGTTCCTGCCAGTGCAAGCAGACAACAAAATCCAGTTAATGCCTCCCAAAATGTGCAAGTTCGTACGTCTGATGCTGAGTTTAAGGCTCGGAGAGTTCGCAATCAGTGCTATTTTTGTGACAAGGAGTACACAAAAGGTCACAATTGCATAAGAAAAGGGCAGTTAATGAGTATGGAAATAGTACCATCTGAAGGAGAAATATTGGAAGGAGGGGAAGAGGTGATGAATATAGAAGTACCCCCAGTCGCTCCAGTAGCTCCTATTGACTTAGATGAGCTTTTAATCCGTCTACAAGTAATGGGAGGAGGCAATTCTGATACAATGCAATTGAAAGGAGTGTTGAAAAAGAGAGTGGTGCATATGTTGATCGACTTCGGAGCTACACATAATTTTATCCATCCACAGTTGCTAAAAGGGA GAGCAAAGGTTCAAACTAAGGGTGAGGCCACTGTACAATTACAACTACAGGATTATACATTCACTGATGATTTTTATGTGCTTCCTGTATCTGGATGTGAGATTGTGCTAGGAACTAAATGGTCGAAGTCCCTAGGTGATATATTGTGCAATTTTGAGCAGATGAAAATGAAGTTTTCTGTGGGAGGTAGTGAAATTCAGCTGCAGGGAATAACATCAGCACAAGAGTCTATGATAAGCTGTAAAGCAATGACTAGATTGCTTAGGAAGGAAAGAGAAGCCATGCTGGTACAGGTACAAGCTATCAGTGCTCAGAAGGAGGAAATGGTTGTCAACACCAAAATTAAAGTCTTACGTGATAAGTATGCAAGATTGTTTGCAGCTCCAACATCTTTGCCTCCACAAAGAGAGCAAGATCACACTATTGAGTTGTTTCCAAACACTCTACCAATGAGTGTCAGGCCATACAGGTATCCACACTTTCAAAAGTGTGAAATTGAGAAAATAGTGCAGGAACAAATTGATAATGGAGTAATCAGACCTAGCAAGAGCCCTTACTCCTCACCAATGTTATTGGTGAAGAAAAAAGATGGTACATGGAGGATGTGTGTGGATTATAAGTCACTCAATTCAGTTACAGTCAAGCACAAGAATCCAATACCTGTTGTTGATGAGTTATTAGATGAAGTCAGTGCCAAGATTTTTACAAAACTGGATTTGAGGTCAGGCTATCATCAAATAAGGATGCATCCGAAGGATATACACAAGACTGCCTTCAGAACTCATAGTGGTCATTATGAGTTTTTGGTTATGTCATTCGGTTTGACCAATGCCCCTTCGACTTTTCAATCAGTTATGAATGATATTCTGAGAATATATTTGAGAAAAATTGCATTAGTCTTCTTTGATGATATTCTGATTTTCAGTGACAGCCTTGACTCTCACTTGGAACATTTAGAACTGCTTTTCAAGAAATTGCAGGAGCATGATCTAAAGGTGAAGATGAGTAAATGTAGTTTTGGGGTGCCCTCAGTTGAGTACTTGGGGCATGTCATTAGTGCAGAAGGAGTTTCTGTTGATCCTGTAAAAATTGAATACATCAAGGGGTGGAAGAAGCCTTCAACCCTGAAGGGATTGAGAGGGTTTTTAGGTCTTGCTGGTTATTATAGAAAGTATGTTAGAGTTAGACACTTTGCTATTATTGCTAAACCACTTACTGACATGTTGAAGTTGGGAGGATTTCAGTGGATCAGTGCATCAGAAAAGGCTTTTGAGGACCTCAAACAAGCTTTGATGTCAACACCAGTATTGGCCTTACCAGATTTTAACAAGGAATTTGTAATCGAGTGTGATGCATCTGGTATTGGTATTGGAGCTATTCTGTCTCAAGAATGGCATTTTTGA
- the LOC101310729 gene encoding lipase 1-like gives MAYTKFYHVLSFYLATLIAIYEFLLSVLPYILNPASILIAFADAFLDLYFRFCGLSPCTIELDEQTTMHFWSSNPRRSNKPDLLMLHGYGGNSKWQFMHQVGSLSRTFNLYVPDLLFFGKSYTKMSDRTEVFQAKCVAEGLRRLGVERFGVYSISYGGFVAYWLAAMYPEAVERLVIVSCGIGMTEEQKKDQLNKIGRSALKLLVPESAHDLRGLVNISMHKATPVKWVPDVVIRGFINVTYEKNRKQKLEMAEYLLREKADLNLPILTQETLIIWGDKDAVFPVNLAYELQRHLGPKSKVEIIKDTGHAVNMDAPISLNALITSFVLGDRFESSK, from the exons ATGGCGTACACGAAGTTCTATCATGTCCTTTCCTTCTACCTGGCCACCCTCATCGCCATTTACGAGTTCCTTCTTTCAGTCTTGCCTTATATTTTGAATCCTGCTTCGATCCTAATCGCTTTTGCAGATGCATTTTTAGATTTGTACTTCAGATTTTGTGGTCTTTCTCCTTGCACTATTGAATTAGATGAACAAACCACCATGCATTTTTGGTCTTCTAATCCTAGAAGATCTAACAAGCCTGATCTACTGATGCTTCATGGCTATGGTGGCAATTCCAAGTGGCAATTCATGCATCAAGTCGGCTCACTCTCCCGGACTTTCAATTTATACGTGCCTGATCTACTCTTTTTTGGCAAGTCATACACAAAAATGTCCGACAGGACGGAGGTGTTCCAAGCAAAATGTGTAGCAGAAGGGTTGAGGAGACTAGGCGTCGAAAGGTTTGGTGTGTACTCTATAAGCTATGGAGGGTTTGTGGCATATTGGCTGGCGGCGATGTATCCGGAGGCGGTGGAGAGGCTGGTGATTGTGAGTTGCGGGATAGGAATGACAGAGGAGCAGAAGAAAGATCAGCTCAATAAGATTGGACGCAGTGCATTGAAGCTCCTTGTACCTGAAAGTGCTCATGATCTAAGGGGCTTGGTGAATATTTCAATGCACAAAGCCACTCCTGTTAAGTGGGTTCCCGATGTTGTCATCCGTGGATTTATCAAT GTGACTTATGAGAAAAACAGGAAGCAGAAACTAGAGATGGCAGAGTACTTGCTGAGGGAAAAAGCAGACCTAAACCTTCCCATTTTGACTCAG GAAACACTGATAATCTGGGGTGACAAGGATGCTGTCTTCCCTGTGAACTTGGCCTATGAGCTGCAAAG GCATTTGGGACCAAAATCAAAGGTAGAGATAATCAAGGACACAGGTCATGCAGTGAATATGGATGCACCCATTTCCCTGAATGCACTGATAACATCATTTGTTTTGGGTGACAGATTTGAATCATCAAAATAG